The proteins below are encoded in one region of Candidatus Thiodiazotropha sp. LNASS1:
- a CDS encoding glycogen/starch/alpha-glucan phosphorylase, whose protein sequence is MSKVKHSAFKYDFLGSDPKDIQRSASNHLVYTIGKDPYTATDHDWMMAFSHVIRDRLIERWMETQRNFYRHDAKRVYYLSMEFLIGRSLINSLLNMDIHDACTEALHKLGIELERLRNLEHDAALGNGGLGRLAACFLDSIASLNIPGYGYGIRFEYGMFRQKIENGCQVELPENWLIHDNPWEFPRPEVSYRVRFGGRVMEYQDTTGRRHFDWIEGDVVIAQAYDTPIPGYKNDTVNNLRLWSAKAYEDFDLNRFNEGEYTEAVVGKTLSENISKVLYPNDSSTMNKRLRLKQQYFFVCASLKDILRRFFTDHDSLSELPNKVAIQLNDTHPAIAIPEMMRLLMDKHHLEWQPAWEITTRVFSYTNHTLLPEALETWPVDIFEQLLPRHLQLIMEINRRFLLMLGHLHPGDMDILRRLSIIDEGNGRRIRMAHLAIIGSHKVNGVSALHSELLRKSTFKDFNSFYPGKIINITNGITPRRWLYQSNRGLSTLISDAIGPEWIRDLSQIKQLESLAEDSAFQERFCAIKQANKQRLAKLILYYLDSKVDSNMLFDVQVKRIHEYKRQLLNLFRAIALYNRLLDDPNANHVPRTILFGGKAAPGYTMAKLIIRLINDVADVIDNDPAVSDRLKILFIPNYDVTTASDIIPAAELSQQISTAGMEASGTGNMKLALNGALTMGTMDGANVEMQENIGADNIFIFGLTTEDITRLNRQGYQPRRYYDSDPVLKRIIDMIANGFFSPEEPARYRMITDNLLNKDHFKVIADFKSYLEVSDRADQLYLNTAEWNRRAILNTARMGYFSSDRTIQEYAEKIWHVKPIR, encoded by the coding sequence ATGAGCAAAGTCAAACACAGTGCTTTCAAGTATGATTTTCTAGGCTCAGATCCAAAGGACATCCAACGATCGGCCTCCAATCACCTCGTCTACACCATTGGCAAGGATCCCTACACCGCCACCGATCATGATTGGATGATGGCATTCAGTCATGTGATTCGTGACCGCCTGATTGAACGCTGGATGGAGACCCAGCGTAACTTTTACAGACACGACGCCAAGCGGGTCTACTACCTGTCGATGGAATTTCTTATTGGGCGCAGTCTTATCAACAGCTTGTTGAATATGGATATTCACGATGCGTGTACCGAGGCCCTGCATAAACTCGGCATCGAACTTGAGCGGTTACGCAACCTTGAGCATGACGCGGCGCTTGGCAATGGCGGACTCGGACGCCTGGCCGCATGCTTTCTCGACTCCATAGCCAGTTTGAACATTCCCGGATACGGCTACGGTATCCGTTTCGAATATGGCATGTTCAGACAGAAGATCGAAAACGGCTGCCAGGTCGAGCTGCCGGAAAATTGGCTGATACACGATAACCCTTGGGAGTTTCCCCGCCCAGAGGTCTCCTACCGGGTCCGCTTCGGCGGGCGAGTCATGGAGTATCAGGATACAACAGGCCGGCGCCATTTTGATTGGATAGAGGGCGATGTCGTGATCGCCCAGGCCTATGACACCCCGATACCCGGTTATAAAAACGATACCGTCAACAATCTCCGACTGTGGAGCGCCAAGGCCTATGAGGACTTCGATCTAAACCGGTTCAATGAGGGAGAGTATACCGAGGCCGTCGTCGGCAAGACCCTGTCCGAGAACATCTCCAAGGTACTCTATCCCAACGACAGCTCCACTATGAACAAGCGCCTGCGGCTGAAGCAGCAATACTTTTTTGTCTGCGCCTCACTGAAGGATATTCTACGCCGCTTCTTCACCGATCATGACAGTCTGAGCGAACTACCGAATAAGGTGGCAATCCAACTCAACGACACCCACCCAGCCATCGCCATCCCGGAGATGATGCGACTGCTGATGGACAAGCACCACCTCGAATGGCAACCTGCCTGGGAGATCACCACCCGGGTCTTCTCATACACCAACCACACCCTGCTGCCCGAAGCGTTGGAGACATGGCCGGTGGATATCTTCGAACAACTGTTGCCAAGGCACCTGCAGTTGATAATGGAGATCAACCGGCGTTTTCTGCTGATGCTCGGCCACCTCCACCCGGGGGACATGGATATCCTGCGCCGCCTCTCCATCATCGATGAAGGCAACGGACGACGAATTCGCATGGCCCACTTGGCGATCATCGGAAGTCACAAGGTGAATGGCGTCTCGGCACTCCACAGTGAGCTTCTGCGCAAATCAACCTTTAAGGATTTCAACAGCTTCTATCCCGGCAAGATCATCAACATCACTAATGGGATTACACCACGACGCTGGCTCTATCAATCCAACCGGGGGCTCTCAACACTGATCAGTGATGCCATTGGTCCGGAATGGATCAGAGACCTCAGCCAGATAAAACAGCTTGAATCACTGGCCGAAGACAGTGCCTTCCAGGAGAGATTTTGTGCCATTAAGCAGGCAAACAAACAACGCCTTGCCAAGTTGATCCTGTACTATTTGGACAGCAAGGTTGACTCAAACATGCTATTCGACGTTCAGGTTAAGAGAATTCACGAATACAAACGTCAACTGCTCAACCTATTTCGCGCCATAGCCCTCTACAATCGCCTACTGGATGATCCCAACGCAAATCACGTGCCACGCACCATCCTGTTCGGGGGTAAGGCGGCACCTGGCTATACCATGGCGAAACTGATTATCCGCCTCATCAATGATGTGGCCGACGTCATCGACAACGACCCGGCTGTAAGCGATCGCCTGAAGATCCTTTTTATCCCCAATTACGACGTTACCACCGCTTCGGATATCATCCCCGCGGCGGAACTCTCGCAACAGATCTCCACAGCCGGCATGGAGGCATCGGGTACCGGCAACATGAAACTTGCCCTCAATGGCGCCCTGACCATGGGAACCATGGACGGTGCCAATGTAGAGATGCAAGAGAATATCGGTGCCGATAATATTTTCATCTTCGGTTTGACGACAGAAGATATTACAAGACTAAATCGACAGGGATACCAGCCCCGGCGTTATTATGATTCGGACCCGGTATTGAAACGTATCATCGACATGATCGCCAACGGCTTCTTTTCACCGGAAGAACCGGCGCGCTATCGTATGATCACCGACAATCTTCTCAACAAAGATCATTTCAAGGTAATCGCCGATTTCAAGAGCTACCTTGAAGTAAGTGACCGGGCCGACCAGCTGTATCTCAACACCGCCGAATGGAACAGGCGGGCAATTCTCAACACTGCCCGTATGGGCTATTTCTCCAGCGACCGCACCATCCAGGAGTATGCTGAAAAAATCTGGCATGTGAAGCCGATCAGATAG
- the purH gene encoding bifunctional phosphoribosylaminoimidazolecarboxamide formyltransferase/IMP cyclohydrolase: MASIKRALISVSDKTGIVEFARNLADNKIEILSTGGTAKLLTQNDIPVIEVSEYTGYPEMMDGRVKTLHPKIHGGILGRRGIDDGVMKENGIGGIDLIVVNLYPFEETVSNPDCDLPTAIENIDIGGPTMLRAAAKNHKDVTVIVDALDYDRVLHEMRDNNNELSSATRFDLAVKTFEHTARYDAAIANYLGSRLGDEVSDFPRTLSLQFKQAQTMRYGENPHQKAAFFVEHRIDEASVATAKQLQGKELSYNNIGDTDAALECVKSFDEGPACVIVKHANPCGVAYGANMLEAYDRAYTTDPESAFGGIIAFNGELDGETAKTIIDRQFVEVIIAPKISAAAIEAVSSKKNVRLLECGEWLSEAIHRTEYKRVNGGLLVQDADLQLTHHIKVVTQRHPTEQEMRDLLFTWRVAKFVKSNAIVYGRDGMTIGVGAGQMSRVNSARIAAIKAEHASLEVRGSVMASDAFFPFRDGIDNAAEVGITAVIQPGGSMRDDEAIAAADEHDMAMVFTGMRHFRH; encoded by the coding sequence ATGGCATCGATTAAACGCGCCCTGATCAGCGTTTCAGACAAAACCGGGATTGTGGAATTCGCCCGCAATCTCGCTGACAACAAGATTGAGATCCTTTCAACTGGCGGTACCGCAAAACTGCTGACGCAAAATGATATCCCGGTCATCGAAGTCTCAGAATATACCGGCTATCCGGAAATGATGGATGGCCGGGTCAAGACCCTGCACCCAAAAATTCACGGCGGAATACTCGGACGGCGAGGCATCGATGACGGTGTCATGAAAGAGAACGGTATCGGTGGTATCGACCTGATCGTGGTCAATCTCTACCCCTTCGAAGAGACAGTGTCCAATCCCGATTGCGATCTTCCGACGGCAATAGAAAACATCGATATCGGCGGTCCCACCATGCTTCGCGCAGCGGCCAAGAACCACAAGGATGTAACGGTGATCGTCGATGCACTCGACTATGACAGGGTGCTGCATGAAATGAGGGACAACAACAACGAATTGAGCAGTGCCACCCGATTCGACCTTGCGGTAAAGACCTTCGAACATACCGCCCGCTACGATGCCGCCATTGCCAACTACCTTGGCTCGCGTCTGGGGGATGAAGTCAGCGATTTTCCACGCACGCTGTCCCTTCAATTCAAACAGGCACAGACCATGCGCTATGGGGAGAACCCCCACCAGAAGGCGGCCTTCTTTGTCGAGCACAGGATCGATGAGGCGAGCGTGGCCACGGCCAAGCAACTGCAGGGCAAGGAGCTCTCGTACAACAATATCGGTGATACCGACGCCGCATTGGAGTGTGTTAAGAGTTTTGACGAAGGACCCGCCTGCGTCATCGTCAAACATGCCAATCCCTGTGGTGTGGCATATGGCGCCAACATGCTGGAGGCCTATGATCGCGCCTACACTACCGATCCCGAGTCGGCGTTTGGCGGCATTATCGCCTTTAACGGTGAACTGGACGGGGAGACGGCAAAAACCATCATCGACCGCCAGTTCGTTGAAGTGATCATCGCACCGAAGATCTCGGCGGCGGCCATCGAGGCTGTCAGCAGCAAGAAAAATGTACGCCTGCTGGAGTGTGGTGAATGGCTCAGTGAGGCAATCCACCGCACCGAATACAAGCGGGTCAATGGCGGCCTGCTGGTCCAGGATGCCGATCTGCAGCTGACCCACCACATCAAGGTTGTGACCCAAAGGCATCCCACAGAGCAGGAGATGCGTGATCTGTTGTTTACCTGGCGCGTCGCCAAGTTCGTCAAGTCAAACGCCATCGTCTATGGCAGGGATGGCATGACCATCGGTGTCGGCGCCGGCCAGATGAGTCGGGTCAACTCTGCGCGTATCGCCGCAATCAAAGCGGAACACGCCTCGCTTGAAGTCAGGGGTTCGGTGATGGCCTCGGATGCGTTCTTCCCATTCCGCGACGGCATAGACAATGCCGCAGAGGTCGGCATTACTGCCGTCATTCAACCCGGTGGATCGATGCGCGACGATGAGGCGATCGCCGCCGCCGATGAGCATGACATGGCGATGGTATTCACCGGTATGCGCCACTTCCGTCACTGA
- a CDS encoding DUF3426 domain-containing protein yields MEFPTSFTNDDDLQEELAQIDQNGDVAAPQPSNGEANSDGLVIESSLVSDSEVEKSLDALADEEPPVQQLSEESILEVDENSSEFDSQNQFLLERDDGLETEPDYFAAGTESQMSELLDRDSASLLLEEKGADNRLAEVISFDNHDKESLAEPEPSTSSEETITGTDSSNPVEVPTDEEESTGTVDESPAEEKSILSDEKPEQEISPESIPLEQDFIPTEEESIQSQESLDEETRFTFEEEFERPQPSRYRGYWIIGSLLLLLPLCGQITWYLRDSLVSHYAGRQILQGVCNLAGCEVPIRRDTEQIIISDRALTAHPEKEGILSLKLEMVNAAAFQQPFPRLQLSLYNDMGTIIARRTFLPDEYKADQYQSNPMMPKLRTMHVELELQDPGNEVTGFKFDFL; encoded by the coding sequence ATGGAATTTCCCACATCATTTACCAATGATGATGATTTACAGGAGGAGTTGGCGCAAATTGACCAGAATGGAGACGTCGCAGCCCCGCAACCATCGAATGGGGAGGCAAACTCGGATGGGCTTGTTATTGAATCGAGCTTGGTCAGTGACAGCGAAGTCGAGAAGTCACTTGACGCCTTGGCTGACGAAGAGCCCCCCGTCCAGCAATTGAGTGAAGAATCAATCCTTGAAGTGGATGAGAATAGTTCTGAATTCGATAGTCAAAACCAATTCCTTCTTGAGCGTGATGACGGACTCGAAACGGAACCGGATTATTTTGCCGCTGGTACCGAATCGCAAATGTCCGAACTACTCGATCGGGATTCCGCCTCTCTGCTTCTCGAAGAAAAAGGTGCGGATAATCGGTTAGCAGAGGTTATTTCATTCGATAACCATGACAAGGAATCTCTTGCTGAACCAGAACCAAGCACATCAAGCGAAGAAACGATTACCGGTACTGACTCGTCAAACCCGGTCGAGGTACCGACCGATGAAGAAGAATCGACGGGCACAGTCGATGAATCCCCCGCTGAGGAAAAATCGATACTATCAGACGAGAAGCCCGAGCAAGAGATATCGCCGGAATCCATACCACTGGAACAGGATTTCATCCCCACCGAGGAAGAGTCTATACAGTCACAGGAGTCGCTGGATGAGGAGACCCGCTTTACGTTTGAGGAGGAGTTTGAAAGACCGCAACCCAGCCGCTACAGAGGCTATTGGATTATCGGCTCATTACTCCTGCTGCTCCCTCTCTGCGGACAGATCACATGGTACTTGAGGGACAGCCTCGTCTCCCACTATGCCGGAAGGCAGATTCTCCAGGGCGTCTGCAACCTGGCGGGTTGCGAGGTGCCCATACGCCGTGATACCGAACAGATAATCATCAGTGATCGCGCCCTCACCGCTCACCCGGAAAAGGAGGGTATTTTGTCACTCAAACTCGAGATGGTGAATGCAGCGGCCTTCCAACAACCCTTTCCAAGACTGCAGTTAAGCCTCTACAACGATATGGGTACAATCATAGCAAGGCGTACCTTCCTGCCGGATGAATACAAGGCCGATCAATACCAGTCCAACCCGATGATGCCAAAATTAAGAACCATGCATGTAGAACTCGAACTGCAAGATCCGGGCAATGAAGTTACCGGCTTCAAATTCGACTTCCTTTAG
- a CDS encoding VanZ family protein gives MKHWVATAASIFSTHTIRVLLAMALLVISYLAFTPLDTPVVTEFNDKLSHIVAFFALAFLVDFSWPRSKWKPIKYLPLFGYGLFIEVVQAFIPHRIFSTWDLVADILGLLIYPLLLPLLLRIPLIQALRNGASRNRTH, from the coding sequence TTGAAGCATTGGGTTGCTACGGCTGCCTCCATCTTCAGCACACACACCATTCGTGTATTGCTGGCAATGGCGCTTCTGGTGATCAGTTATCTCGCGTTCACGCCCCTGGATACCCCCGTCGTCACAGAGTTCAATGACAAGCTGTCCCATATTGTGGCCTTTTTTGCGCTCGCCTTTCTGGTCGATTTTTCATGGCCTCGATCAAAATGGAAACCGATAAAATATCTACCGCTCTTCGGTTATGGTCTTTTCATCGAGGTAGTGCAAGCCTTCATACCTCATCGTATATTCTCCACCTGGGATTTGGTGGCGGATATCCTGGGGCTGCTCATCTATCCACTGCTGTTACCGTTACTGTTACGGATCCCCCTGATCCAGGCACTGCGTAACGGCGCTTCCAGGAACCGTACACACTAG
- the prmA gene encoding 50S ribosomal protein L11 methyltransferase, giving the protein MWLQLSIDCNEKEAPLLELVFENLGALSVTLGDAGDQPLLETPPESTQLWQHTQVTALFEGDQEPLKLRNALATVLDPEMVGRLRWERIEDRIWERVWLDHFKPISFGRRLWVCPAGDSIDQLNAVVIKLDPGLAFGTGTHPTTALCLEWLDAQDLAGKRIIDYGCGSGILAIAALKLGASSAVALDHDPQALIASRDNAEKNSVSDRLLTCLPDELPNGTFDLLVANILAAPLIQLAPDFARLIRPGGRFALSGILAEQQSEVAPAYQAFATLEASKRQQEWLLLSGTVSCQ; this is encoded by the coding sequence ATGTGGTTGCAACTCTCAATCGACTGCAATGAGAAGGAGGCCCCCCTGCTGGAACTGGTCTTCGAAAACCTCGGCGCCCTGTCTGTCACCCTGGGCGACGCTGGTGATCAGCCGCTGCTTGAAACCCCACCGGAGTCGACCCAGCTGTGGCAACATACCCAAGTCACTGCACTGTTCGAGGGAGATCAGGAGCCGCTGAAGCTGCGCAATGCCCTTGCTACGGTCCTCGATCCCGAAATGGTCGGCAGACTCCGATGGGAACGCATAGAAGACAGGATCTGGGAACGGGTGTGGCTGGATCATTTCAAGCCCATCTCATTCGGACGGCGCCTGTGGGTATGTCCGGCAGGTGATTCGATCGATCAACTGAATGCAGTTGTGATTAAACTCGATCCAGGACTGGCCTTCGGTACCGGCACGCACCCCACCACAGCACTCTGCCTGGAATGGCTGGACGCTCAGGACCTGGCGGGAAAGCGCATCATAGACTATGGTTGTGGCTCAGGTATCCTCGCGATCGCTGCACTGAAACTTGGTGCGTCCTCCGCCGTTGCCCTCGACCATGACCCTCAGGCCTTGATAGCCAGCAGAGACAATGCGGAGAAGAACAGCGTTTCGGATCGACTCCTGACATGCCTGCCGGATGAACTGCCAAATGGAACGTTCGACCTGTTGGTTGCCAATATTCTCGCTGCCCCATTGATCCAACTGGCCCCCGATTTTGCGCGGCTCATCCGACCCGGCGGTCGGTTTGCCCTCTCCGGTATACTCGCAGAGCAACAATCCGAGGTAGCGCCTGCCTACCAGGCATTTGCAACCCTGGAGGCATCCAAACGGCAACAGGAATGGCTGCTATTGAGCGGTACAGTCAGCTGTCAATAG
- the purD gene encoding phosphoribosylamine--glycine ligase — translation MNILVIGSGGREHALAWKAAQSDLADKVFVAPGNAGTALEKKLENVEIDADSIDELIEFAKAKQIGLTIVGPEAPLVNGIVNAFEAAGLHCFGPSKDAAQLEGSKSFTKDFLARHDIPSGSYRTFTEIDAALTYLNQVGAPIVIKADGLAAGKGVIVAMDISTAESAVRDMLAGNAFGEAGHRVVIEEYLEGEEASFIVMADGNHILPMATSQDHKRVGDGDTGLNTGGMGAYSPAPVVDDTIYERIMQQVIRPTVKGMAEEGMPYTGFLYAGLMITADGTPKVIEYNCRFGDPETQPIMLRMRSDLVAHCLAALDGRLDKERTEWDSRASVGVVLAAGGYPGPYEKGKVISGLPESADPSCKVFHAGTRLDDDRVVTTGGRVLCATALGESVTSAQQSAYALTRSIHWDDVYYRTDIAYRAIAREERN, via the coding sequence ATGAATATTCTGGTCATCGGTTCGGGCGGCCGTGAACACGCCCTTGCCTGGAAAGCCGCGCAATCGGATCTGGCGGATAAGGTCTTTGTCGCCCCCGGCAATGCCGGCACGGCCCTCGAAAAGAAGCTCGAGAATGTGGAAATCGATGCCGACTCGATCGATGAACTGATCGAATTCGCGAAGGCCAAACAAATAGGACTGACTATTGTCGGCCCGGAGGCGCCGCTGGTGAACGGCATCGTCAATGCCTTCGAAGCAGCCGGTCTGCACTGTTTCGGGCCAAGCAAGGATGCGGCGCAACTGGAGGGTTCAAAATCCTTCACCAAAGACTTCCTCGCACGCCACGACATTCCCAGCGGCAGCTACCGGACCTTCACCGAGATCGATGCCGCGCTGACCTATCTCAACCAAGTTGGCGCTCCCATCGTCATCAAGGCGGATGGCCTGGCGGCCGGAAAAGGCGTCATTGTCGCCATGGACATCTCTACCGCTGAATCAGCGGTCCGCGACATGCTGGCGGGCAATGCCTTCGGCGAAGCCGGTCATCGCGTGGTCATCGAAGAGTACCTGGAAGGTGAAGAGGCCAGTTTCATTGTCATGGCCGACGGTAATCATATCCTGCCGATGGCAACCAGCCAGGACCACAAGCGGGTGGGTGATGGCGATACCGGTCTCAATACCGGCGGGATGGGGGCCTACTCTCCAGCACCCGTGGTCGATGACACCATCTATGAGAGGATCATGCAGCAGGTAATCCGGCCCACCGTCAAGGGCATGGCCGAGGAGGGCATGCCCTATACCGGATTCCTCTACGCCGGATTGATGATTACTGCGGACGGCACACCCAAGGTTATCGAATACAATTGTCGCTTTGGCGACCCCGAGACACAACCGATCATGTTACGCATGCGTTCCGACCTGGTTGCGCACTGCCTGGCCGCACTGGATGGAAGGCTTGACAAGGAGCGGACCGAATGGGATTCCAGAGCATCCGTGGGTGTTGTGCTGGCGGCAGGCGGCTATCCAGGCCCCTATGAAAAAGGCAAGGTCATCAGCGGCCTCCCTGAATCCGCCGACCCCTCCTGTAAAGTCTTCCACGCCGGCACCAGGCTGGATGACGACAGGGTCGTCACCACAGGTGGACGGGTATTATGTGCCACCGCTCTGGGAGAAAGCGTCACATCGGCACAACAGAGCGCCTACGCATTGACCCGCTCTATCCATTGGGATGATGTCTATTACCGCACCGACATCGCATACCGTGCGATTGCCAGGGAAGAGCGCAATTGA
- the dusB gene encoding tRNA dihydrouridine synthase DusB, which produces MQIGPYKLENNLLLAPMAGVTDRPFRQLCREMGAGLAVSEMVSSDASLRGTRKTVRRLDLEGETSPVSVQIVGSDPHQMAEAARANVANGAQIIDINMGCPAKKVCKRTAGSALLEDENLVGKILEAVVSAVEVPVTLKIRTGTDPENRNGVRIATIAEAAGIRALAIHGRTRACRFSGDAEYETISDIKQSVNIPVIANGDIDSPQKASFVLKRTGADALMIGRAAQGRPWIFDEINHYLHTGSEMPEPDLEWVAGILIGHVRQLYDFYGEYLGIRIARKHIAWYSRGRPDGAVFRNKINYTESAEQQLQAIRNYFDCLQNNGELAA; this is translated from the coding sequence ATGCAAATTGGACCCTATAAATTAGAGAACAATCTGCTATTGGCGCCCATGGCCGGCGTCACGGACAGACCCTTCCGGCAACTCTGCAGGGAGATGGGCGCTGGGCTTGCCGTTTCGGAGATGGTCTCTTCTGATGCCTCCCTAAGAGGAACAAGAAAGACTGTCCGACGTCTCGATCTCGAAGGTGAAACGAGTCCTGTCAGTGTACAGATCGTCGGCTCCGATCCGCATCAGATGGCGGAAGCGGCACGGGCCAATGTCGCCAATGGTGCGCAGATAATCGATATCAATATGGGATGCCCGGCAAAAAAGGTTTGTAAGCGCACCGCAGGATCTGCGTTGTTGGAGGATGAAAATCTCGTAGGAAAGATATTGGAGGCGGTTGTCAGTGCCGTCGAGGTACCTGTGACATTGAAAATCCGCACAGGTACAGATCCCGAAAACCGCAACGGTGTACGTATCGCGACCATCGCGGAAGCAGCAGGTATCCGAGCCCTCGCCATTCACGGTCGCACACGTGCGTGCAGGTTTTCAGGTGATGCAGAGTACGAAACAATCAGCGACATCAAGCAATCAGTCAACATCCCGGTTATCGCGAATGGGGATATCGATTCACCACAAAAAGCCTCATTTGTTTTAAAACGAACCGGGGCCGATGCCCTGATGATAGGTCGCGCTGCGCAAGGACGCCCTTGGATTTTTGATGAGATCAACCACTATCTACACACCGGCAGTGAGATGCCGGAACCTGATCTCGAATGGGTTGCCGGTATCCTTATCGGACATGTCAGGCAACTGTATGATTTTTATGGGGAGTACCTTGGCATACGTATTGCGCGCAAGCATATCGCCTGGTACAGCAGGGGGCGCCCTGACGGCGCAGTTTTTAGGAACAAAATAAACTACACAGAGTCTGCGGAACAACAACTGCAGGCTATCCGTAACTATTTTGATTGCCTACAAAACAATGGGGAATTGGCGGCATGA
- the fis gene encoding DNA-binding transcriptional regulator Fis, giving the protein MMTDAVLSKKENQEYLTVTHSKKSEPLRQCVSDAMQRYFNNLDGHGANNLYRLVMNEVEAPLLESVMKHTGGNQSQAASILGISRSTLRKKLSQYDLD; this is encoded by the coding sequence ATGATGACTGATGCGGTTCTTAGCAAAAAAGAGAATCAAGAGTATCTGACAGTCACACACAGTAAGAAATCAGAACCCTTACGCCAGTGTGTCAGTGATGCAATGCAACGTTATTTCAATAACCTTGACGGGCATGGTGCAAACAACCTTTATAGACTGGTGATGAACGAGGTGGAGGCGCCATTACTCGAAAGTGTCATGAAACATACCGGCGGCAACCAGTCCCAGGCAGCATCCATTCTAGGTATCAGTCGAAGCACCTTGCGCAAGAAACTCTCACAATACGACCTCGACTGA
- the accC gene encoding acetyl-CoA carboxylase biotin carboxylase subunit gives MIDKIVIANRGEIALRILRACKELGIKTVAVHSEADRDLKHVLLADESVCIGPAPSSDSYLNIPAIISAAEVTDSVAIHPGYGFLSENADFAERVENSGFIFIGPKADTIRTMGDKVAAIEAMRKANVPTVPGSNGPLDNNAKRTKDVANEIGYPVIIKAAGGGGGRGMRVVHTEATLLNAVAMTKAEAEAAFGNGTVYMEKFLGNPRHVEFQVLSDTHGNAIHLGERDCSMQRRHQKVVEEAPAPGITEQQRKDVGERCAEACRQIGYRGAGTFEFLYEDGEFYFIEMNTRVQVEHPVTELITGIDIVKQQILIAAGEPLSYKQDEIKLQGHAVECRINAEDPVKFLPSPGTISQLHTPGGPGVRVDTHIYNGYRVPPYYDSMIGKLVTHGETRDSAIARMRIALQEMVISGIKTNIPLHLDIMRDAAFREGGANIHYLEKKLGL, from the coding sequence ATGATAGATAAGATCGTAATCGCCAATCGTGGTGAGATAGCTTTGCGCATCCTGCGCGCCTGTAAAGAACTCGGTATCAAGACAGTTGCCGTACACTCCGAGGCTGATCGTGACCTAAAGCATGTGTTGCTTGCCGATGAATCCGTATGCATAGGTCCCGCCCCCTCCAGCGATAGCTATCTGAACATTCCAGCCATCATCAGTGCCGCCGAAGTCACCGACTCGGTTGCCATACACCCGGGATATGGTTTTCTTTCAGAAAATGCCGATTTCGCAGAACGGGTGGAAAACAGCGGCTTCATCTTTATTGGCCCCAAGGCCGATACGATCCGCACCATGGGCGACAAAGTGGCCGCCATCGAAGCCATGCGCAAGGCCAATGTGCCGACAGTGCCGGGCTCGAACGGTCCGCTGGACAACAATGCCAAACGCACTAAGGATGTGGCGAACGAAATCGGTTATCCGGTCATCATCAAGGCTGCCGGCGGCGGTGGCGGCAGAGGCATGCGAGTGGTGCATACTGAAGCAACGCTGCTGAATGCAGTTGCCATGACCAAGGCCGAGGCCGAGGCCGCATTCGGAAACGGCACAGTGTATATGGAAAAGTTCCTCGGCAATCCCCGCCACGTAGAGTTTCAGGTCCTTTCCGACACCCATGGCAATGCAATTCATCTTGGAGAGCGCGACTGTTCCATGCAACGCCGTCACCAGAAGGTGGTGGAAGAGGCGCCTGCGCCCGGCATTACCGAACAACAACGCAAAGATGTGGGTGAACGATGCGCCGAGGCCTGCCGCCAGATCGGCTATCGGGGAGCGGGTACGTTCGAGTTTCTCTATGAGGACGGCGAGTTCTACTTCATTGAGATGAATACCCGGGTGCAGGTGGAGCACCCGGTCACCGAACTGATCACAGGTATCGACATCGTAAAACAACAGATTCTCATCGCCGCGGGGGAACCCTTGAGCTACAAACAGGATGAGATCAAGCTTCAAGGCCATGCGGTGGAGTGCCGAATCAATGCCGAGGACCCGGTAAAATTTCTTCCCAGCCCCGGCACCATCAGCCAACTCCATACCCCCGGTGGTCCAGGCGTTCGTGTCGACACCCACATTTACAATGGCTATAGAGTGCCTCCCTACTACGACTCCATGATCGGCAAGCTTGTCACCCACGGGGAGACCCGTGATTCGGCTATCGCCAGAATGCGCATCGCCCTGCAGGAGATGGTGATCAGCGGTATCAAGACAAACATACCACTGCACCTGGATATCATGCGTGACGCCGCCTTCAGAGAAGGAGGCGCCAACATCCACTACCTGGAAAAGAAACTGGGACTATAG